A stretch of the Lactuca sativa cultivar Salinas chromosome 9, Lsat_Salinas_v11, whole genome shotgun sequence genome encodes the following:
- the LOC111876861 gene encoding uncharacterized protein LOC111876861: MSGKRRRYESSWDMKQDKIPPPESNDSRRPSWEGNRKVPRYDDISRDNKHRTFDGEWGKQHTTYRDRSRSPIQSRSRSRGREWESRRSPFYDDRHKSNDYGDDVRYNSRGDNMKESWRHRSDHLSGGGSRYSRFPHHKDDRNHHHHDDDDGDDDRCRSNRVTKIQCKFFAVGKCYRDNCKFSHDASALDSQDYDRRSHDNIRAHKNSTWHHHHHHHDHDQQPHASDLSEKKKSWGGPTWDDVESGGFDENKKTTWEWDSHDKKKSWDDDDDDDASNPNFDNKNRSWNGPSWDDDDHEKTKSKSWNGPSWDDLGLNKKGCEKNDYFLPKQHNVANDSHINNENIVSEEEPNKQILTSVEEQVEELVGNLAEQEQEHINTEKVEKGSIGNDEKSTQQCREIDTNRSRSRDDDGEKSSGYGNDVRSNSGGDNLKKESWSHRQDYSRSSSHNRNSRNHYDDGDDVKDDRCHQSNRVTKIQCKFFASGNCKRDDCKFSHDVSDARNYDRGSHDNPRAHKKMTWHDDDLKASDLSEKNKSSWNGPTWDDVESGSFKKTTWESQNCDDKKKSTTRDDMSNPNLDNKNRSWDDVESGGFNETKKTTWESQNCDDKRKSTTRDDMSNVNLDNKNKNKNGSWNEVDASKSNAKSGNNIDEKSKSWVKKDNNSNNNKMRNEKNDHFLPQQHNVVVDDSDLKNDNIVSEEPNQQILTTEQNLTNAIDYLKSLPNSTTHNQEGNIGNKIENGKTPKKKQEEPVGKRNAKQEEEHEKGKEGNNGNDEKCMRQFRAALVEFVKEILKPKWKEGRMTREVYKSVVKKVIDKITTTIQQVQIPKTQPKIELYLSHSKPKITKLVEAYVEKLVKA; the protein is encoded by the exons ATGAGTGGTAAACGCAGAAGGTATGAATCTTCATGGGACATGAAACAAGACAAAATCCCTCCACCAGAATCCAATGATTCTAGGAGGCCATCTTGGGAAGGAAACAGAAAAGTGCCTAGATATGATGACATCAGCAGAGACAACAAACATAGGACTTTTGATGGTGAATGGGGAAAACAACATACCACATAcag GGATCGAAGCAGGAGTCCCATTCAAAGTAGGAGCAGGAGTAGAGGCAGAGAGTGGGAAAGTAGGAGGAGCCCATTTTATGATGATAGACACAAATCTAATGACTATGGAGATGATGTAAGATACAATTCAAGAGGTGATAACATGAAAGAAAGTTGGAGGCATAGATCTGATCATCTCTCTGGTGGTGGTTCCAGATACAGCAGATTCCCTCACCATAAAGATGATagaaatcatcatcatcatgatgatgatgatggtgatgatgacagGTGTCGATCAAATCGAGTTACTAAAATCCAATGCAAGTTTTTTGCTGTGGGTAAATGCTATCGTGATAATTGTAAGTTTTCTCATGATGCTTCTGCTTTAGACTCACAAGATTATGATCGAAGGTCGCATGACAACATTCGGGCCCACAAGAACAGCACatggcatcatcatcatcatcatcatgatcaTGATCAACAGCCACATGCATCAGATTTGTCTGAAAAGAAAAAGTCATGGGGTGGTCCTACATGGGATGATGTGGAATCAGGTGGTTTTGATGAAAACAAGAAAACAACATGGGAATGGGATTCTCATGACAAGAAAAAGTCatgggatgatgatgatgatgatgatgcatcaaaccctaattttgataacaaaaacaGATCATGGAATGGTCCTTCATGGGATGATGATGATCATGAAAAAACAAAGTCAAAGTCATGGAATGGTCCATCGTGGGATGATTTAGGATTAAACAAAAAAGGTTGTGAGAAAAATGATTACTTTTTGCCTAAACAACATAATGTGGCCAATGATTCTCATATAAACAATGAGAATATAGTTTCTGAAGAAGAACCCAACAAACAAATTCTTACATCTGTAGAAGAACAAGTTGAGGAATTAGTTGGAAATCTAGCTGAGCAAGAACAAGAACATATCAACACTGAAAAAGTCGAAAAGGGTAGTATTGGAAATGATGAAAAGTCTACACAACAATGTAGGGAAATAGATACAAATCGGAGTAGGAGTAGAGATGATGATGGAGAGAAATCCAGTGGATATGGTAATGATGTAAGAAGTAATTCTGGAGGTGATAATTTGAAAAAAGAAAGTTGGAGTCATAGACAAGATTACTCAAGATCCAGCAGCCATAATAGAAATTCAAGGAATCAttatgatgatggtgatgatgttaAAGATGACAGGTGTCATCAATCAAATCGAGTTACTAAAATCCAATGCAAGTTTTTTGCTTCAGGTAATTGCAAGCGTGATGATTGTAAATTTTCTCATGATGTTTCAGATGCACGGAATTATGATCGTGGGTCACATGACAACCCTCGGGCCCACAAAAAGATGACATGGCATGATGATGACTTGAAAGCATCAGATTTGTCTGAAAAGAACAAGTCATCATGGAATGGTCCTACATGGGATGATGTGGAATCAGGCAGTTTTAAGAAAACAACATGGGAATCTCAGAATTGTGACGACAAGAAAAAGTCAACAACACGGGATGACATgtcaaaccctaatttggataacAAAAACAGGTCATGGGATGATGTGGAATCAGGTGGTTTTAATGAAACCAAGAAAACAACATGGGAATCTCAGAATTGTGATGACAAGAGAAAGTCAACAACACGGGATGATATGTCAAACGTTAATTTggataacaaaaacaaaaacaaaaacgggTCGTGGAATGAGGTAGATGCATCAAAGTCAAATGCAAAATCAGGGAATAATATAGATGAAAAGTCAAAGTCATGGGTCAAAAAggataataatagtaataataataagatgAGAAATGAGAAGAATGATCACTTTTTGCCTCAACAACATAATGTGGTGGTGGATGATTCTGATTTAAAGAATGATAATATAGTTTCTGAAGAACCGAATCAACAGATTCTTACAACAGAGCAAAACCTCACGAATGCCATAGATTACCTTAAGTCACTTCCCAATTCTACTACACACAATCAAGAGGGTAATATTGGAAACAAGATTGAAAATGGGAAGACTCCAAAAAAGAAGCAGGAGGAACCAGTTGGAAAACGAAATGCTAAGCAAGAAGAAGAACATGAAAAGGGGAAAGAGGGTAATAATGGAAATGATGAAAAGTGTATGCGACAATTTAGGGCTGCCCTTGTGGAATTTGTGAAGGAGATTCTGAAGCCGAAATGGAAAGAAGGTAGGATGACAAGAGAGGTTTACAAAAGTGTTGTGAAGAAAGTAATTGATAAAATCACAACTACTATTCAACAAGTCCAAATCCCTAAAACACAACCAAAGATTGAGCTGTATCTCTCACACTCCAAACCCAAAATCACCAAGCTTGTGGAG GCATATGTTGAAAAACTTGTAAAGGCTTAG